One window of the Allosaccharopolyspora coralli genome contains the following:
- a CDS encoding helix-turn-helix transcriptional regulator, producing MLTGHTATPERVVNGPAATDEAVQAHVDARETVASVARAARARGSNGGVLQVVHGSKRVGWAAYELQRSARTLVQGVVKPPYAATDSLDSVETHKLSEGVDYKVLYDRAALALPPQIDVTSRLVSLGEQARVVHLAPTKLLVVDNEVALLPLVTSENSIDSAVVVRNSAMLAAMVRIFDDLWRFAAPFTGQAATVNGDAQPSEEERWILSLLASGATDDTIGRLMGFSARTAHRRVRELIARLGVETRFQAGMQAVKLGWL from the coding sequence GTGCTCACCGGACACACCGCGACACCGGAGCGGGTCGTCAACGGCCCCGCGGCCACGGACGAAGCAGTCCAAGCCCACGTCGACGCACGGGAAACCGTCGCCTCCGTGGCGCGAGCCGCGCGGGCCAGGGGCAGCAACGGAGGCGTCCTCCAGGTCGTCCACGGCAGCAAGCGCGTCGGGTGGGCCGCCTACGAACTCCAGCGCAGCGCGCGGACACTGGTCCAAGGCGTCGTCAAGCCACCGTACGCCGCGACGGACTCGCTCGACTCCGTCGAGACCCACAAGCTGTCCGAGGGCGTCGACTACAAGGTGCTCTACGACCGCGCGGCGCTCGCGTTGCCGCCGCAGATCGACGTGACCTCACGACTGGTCTCGCTCGGTGAGCAGGCCCGCGTCGTGCACCTCGCGCCGACCAAACTGCTGGTGGTCGACAACGAGGTCGCCCTGCTGCCGCTCGTGACGAGCGAGAACAGCATCGACAGCGCCGTCGTCGTCCGGAACTCGGCGATGCTGGCCGCGATGGTGCGGATCTTCGACGACCTGTGGCGCTTCGCGGCTCCGTTCACCGGCCAGGCGGCGACGGTCAACGGCGACGCCCAACCCTCCGAGGAGGAGCGTTGGATCCTCTCGCTGCTGGCCTCCGGTGCGACTGACGACACCATCGGACGATTGATGGGCTTCAGTGCCCGCACCGCGCATCGCAGGGTGCGCGAGCTCATCGCCCGTCTCGGTGTCGAGACCCGATTCCAGGCGGGTATGCAAGCGGTCAAACTCGGCTGGCTGTGA
- a CDS encoding asparaginase, protein MTEHVPLVEVVRGGLREGVHHGSVVVVDRDGSIAWSRGEVETPMFPRSSSKPAQALGMLRSGLTLPDDADLALAAASHSGETAHVSRVREMLHRHGLSEADLHCPPDWPMHEPSRDAMLANGLRPQRVTMNCSGKHAAMLATCVQRGWSTTDYLDPKHPLQVSVHEAVVDLAGEPTATSTVDGCGAPLFAISLAGLARMYSALATAGIGTRRRRIADAMRAHPWLVSGTDREDVELMGAVPGLLSKIGAEGVLAVALPDGRAMALKIADGADRARLPLAIGVLRTLDVANDVLDALAESPVLGGGVRVGSVRVLR, encoded by the coding sequence ATGACCGAACACGTTCCACTGGTCGAGGTGGTGCGCGGCGGGCTGCGCGAGGGCGTGCACCACGGTTCCGTGGTGGTCGTGGACCGGGACGGTTCGATCGCCTGGTCGCGCGGCGAGGTCGAGACGCCGATGTTCCCGCGCTCCTCGAGCAAACCGGCACAGGCACTCGGCATGCTGCGTTCGGGCCTGACGCTTCCCGACGACGCGGATCTGGCGCTGGCCGCCGCCTCTCACAGCGGGGAGACCGCACACGTCTCGCGAGTTCGGGAGATGCTGCACCGGCACGGGTTGTCCGAGGCCGACCTGCACTGCCCACCGGACTGGCCGATGCACGAGCCGTCGCGGGACGCCATGCTAGCCAACGGCCTCCGACCGCAGCGGGTCACGATGAACTGTTCCGGCAAGCACGCGGCGATGCTGGCGACCTGTGTGCAGCGCGGCTGGTCCACGACGGACTACCTCGACCCGAAGCATCCGCTGCAGGTGTCCGTGCACGAAGCGGTCGTCGACCTCGCAGGCGAGCCGACCGCGACATCCACTGTGGACGGTTGTGGCGCGCCGTTGTTCGCGATCTCCCTCGCCGGCCTCGCCCGGATGTACAGCGCGCTGGCGACCGCCGGGATCGGGACGCGGCGCCGCCGGATCGCCGATGCGATGCGCGCGCACCCGTGGCTGGTGTCCGGAACCGACCGCGAGGACGTGGAACTCATGGGGGCGGTCCCGGGTCTGTTGTCGAAGATCGGGGCCGAAGGCGTGCTCGCCGTCGCGTTGCCGGACGGTCGAGCGATGGCGTTGAAGATCGCCGACGGGGCGGACCGGGCCCGCCTGCCGCTGGCGATCGGGGTGCTGCGCACGCTCGACGTCGCCAACGACGTGCTCGACGCACTCGCGGAGTCGCCGGTACTCGGAGGCGGGGTGCGGGTCGGCTCCGTCCGCGTCCTCCGCTGA
- a CDS encoding aminodeoxychorismate lyase yields the protein MRVLALLDGTLADPDAPQLRVDDLGVHRGDGIFETILVVEGRPRELGPHLDRLERSARLMDMTIPPREDWQRLVAAAVDAWPWKDDREMALKIVCTRGVEGTDVPTAWGLGTSIEEQTKRKRADGVSVVTLERGIAPELMERAPWLLLSAKTLSYAVNMAAMREARRRDADEVVFVASDGTVLEGPTSNVVLAQGNSLLTTPPSTGILRGTTQGALFRAAENAGWNTRVERFGVDDMLAADGVWLASSVRLVTQVRSIDGAEVKADPALHETLGALYESNYS from the coding sequence ATGCGCGTACTCGCTCTTCTGGACGGAACACTCGCCGACCCGGACGCGCCGCAGCTGCGCGTCGACGACCTTGGTGTCCACCGCGGGGATGGGATCTTCGAGACGATCCTCGTCGTCGAAGGCCGGCCTCGCGAGCTCGGTCCGCACCTCGACCGGCTGGAACGGTCGGCGCGGCTGATGGACATGACGATCCCGCCGCGCGAGGACTGGCAACGGCTCGTGGCGGCCGCGGTCGACGCGTGGCCGTGGAAGGACGACCGCGAGATGGCGCTCAAGATCGTGTGCACGCGGGGAGTCGAGGGCACCGACGTTCCGACCGCGTGGGGGCTGGGGACCTCGATCGAGGAGCAGACCAAGCGCAAACGCGCCGACGGCGTCTCGGTGGTGACGCTGGAGCGAGGTATCGCCCCCGAGCTGATGGAGCGGGCCCCGTGGCTGCTGCTGTCGGCGAAGACGCTGTCCTACGCGGTGAACATGGCCGCGATGCGCGAAGCTCGCCGACGCGACGCCGACGAGGTCGTGTTCGTCGCCAGCGACGGAACGGTGCTCGAAGGCCCCACCTCGAACGTCGTCCTCGCGCAGGGGAACTCGCTGCTGACGACGCCGCCGAGCACGGGGATCCTGCGCGGCACCACCCAGGGCGCGCTGTTCCGGGCGGCCGAGAACGCCGGGTGGAACACGCGCGTCGAGCGGTTCGGCGTCGACGACATGCTCGCCGCGGACGGCGTGTGGCTGGCGTCCAGCGTGCGGCTCGTCACTCAGGTCCGCAGCATCGACGGTGCGGAGGTCAAGGCCGACCCGGCTCTGCACGAGACGCTCGGCGCCCTCTACGAGTCCAACTACTCCTGA
- the purF gene encoding amidophosphoribosyltransferase, with the protein MFGVWAPGEDVAKLSFYGLFALQHRGQEAAGIAVGDGSQVLVYKDLGLVSQVFDEQVLNSLRGHVAVGHCRYSTTGGGTWENAQPTFRIPASGSGLALGHNGNLVNTAELRDRVVAAGVDRAAANTSSPANGCERATNDSDLVCALLADLAGDLGVEQAAMQLFPTLRGGFSMVFSDESTLYAARDPHGVRPLVLGRLERGWVVASETAGLDIVGASFVREIEPGELLAIDGSGLRSSRFANPDPKGCIFEYVYLARPDTTIAGRSVHSTRVEIGRRLAGEHPVDADLVIPVPESGTPAAIGYAQESGVPYGNGLVKNAYVGRTFIEPSQTIRQLGIRLKLNPLREVIRGKRLVVVDDSIVRGNTQRALVRMLREAGAVEVHVRIASPPVKWPCFYGIDFASRAELVANGLDSDGIRRSIGADSLGYVALDALISATEQPRTRLCAACFDGEYPIPLPENEQIGKNLLEPLDSRGVAGAAEPVLPSGYGAEDAVRRP; encoded by the coding sequence GTGTTCGGTGTCTGGGCGCCCGGTGAGGACGTCGCGAAGCTGAGCTTCTACGGCTTGTTCGCCCTGCAGCACCGCGGGCAGGAAGCCGCTGGAATCGCCGTTGGCGACGGCTCGCAGGTCCTCGTCTACAAGGACCTCGGGCTGGTCAGCCAGGTCTTCGACGAGCAAGTGCTGAACTCATTGCGCGGGCACGTCGCCGTCGGGCACTGTCGCTACTCCACCACCGGCGGTGGCACCTGGGAGAACGCGCAGCCCACGTTCCGCATCCCCGCGTCCGGCAGCGGTCTCGCGCTCGGCCACAACGGCAACCTCGTCAACACCGCCGAACTCCGTGACCGCGTGGTCGCCGCAGGCGTGGACAGGGCTGCCGCCAACACGTCCTCGCCCGCCAACGGCTGCGAACGCGCCACCAACGACTCCGACCTCGTGTGCGCGCTGCTGGCCGACCTCGCCGGCGACCTGGGAGTCGAGCAAGCCGCCATGCAGCTGTTCCCGACCCTGCGCGGCGGGTTCTCCATGGTCTTCAGCGACGAGTCCACCCTCTACGCCGCCCGTGACCCGCACGGGGTGCGGCCACTCGTGCTGGGCAGGCTCGAACGCGGCTGGGTCGTCGCCAGCGAGACCGCCGGTCTGGACATTGTCGGGGCCTCGTTCGTGCGCGAGATCGAGCCCGGCGAACTGCTCGCCATCGACGGCAGCGGGCTGCGGTCCTCGCGGTTCGCCAACCCCGACCCCAAGGGCTGCATCTTCGAGTACGTCTATCTCGCACGCCCGGACACGACGATCGCCGGCCGGTCGGTGCACAGCACCCGCGTCGAGATCGGCCGCAGGCTCGCAGGCGAACATCCCGTCGACGCCGACCTCGTCATCCCCGTGCCCGAATCCGGCACACCCGCCGCGATCGGCTACGCGCAGGAATCCGGCGTGCCGTACGGCAACGGGCTGGTGAAGAACGCCTACGTCGGCCGCACCTTCATCGAGCCCTCCCAGACGATCCGCCAGCTCGGCATCCGGCTCAAGCTCAACCCGCTGCGCGAGGTCATCCGCGGCAAACGCCTCGTCGTCGTCGACGACTCCATCGTGCGTGGCAACACGCAGCGTGCGCTCGTGCGGATGCTCCGTGAGGCAGGCGCAGTGGAGGTGCACGTGCGCATCGCCTCGCCGCCGGTGAAGTGGCCGTGCTTTTACGGCATCGACTTCGCCTCCCGGGCCGAACTCGTCGCCAACGGGCTCGACTCCGACGGCATCCGCCGGTCGATCGGGGCGGACAGCCTCGGCTACGTCGCGCTCGACGCGCTCATCAGCGCAACCGAGCAACCCCGGACACGTCTGTGCGCCGCCTGCTTCGACGGTGAGTACCCGATCCCGCTGCCCGAGAACGAGCAGATCGGCAAGAATCTGCTCGAACCGCTCGACTCCCGGGGTGTAGCCGGTGCGGCAGAACCCGTGCTGCCCAGCGGGTACGGCGCCGAAGATGCCGTACGCAGGCCCTGA
- a CDS encoding class I SAM-dependent methyltransferase, translated as MEFETFRERALAYRERLLARKQRIAPTDFEWYPYDTMANIFHLDRLLTGQNRTVFEQLRQRRVADIGAADGDFGFFLEDELGCRVDLIDHAPTNFNGLQGARTLVSELDSTTEVHEVDLDSQFTMPAERYGAVFFLGLLYHLKNPFFALETLARHADLCFLSTRVAQLAPDHRTRLQHQPVAYLLHPSEANNDATNFWIFSATGLERLFERTGWEVVDFTTVGCEHDSDPCTQDRDERAFALLRSRV; from the coding sequence ATGGAGTTCGAGACGTTTCGGGAACGCGCGCTCGCGTACCGGGAGCGCCTGCTCGCGCGCAAGCAGCGGATCGCGCCCACGGACTTCGAGTGGTACCCGTACGACACGATGGCGAACATCTTTCACCTGGACCGGCTGCTGACCGGGCAGAACCGGACGGTGTTCGAGCAGCTCCGGCAGCGCCGCGTCGCCGACATCGGTGCGGCCGACGGAGACTTCGGCTTCTTCCTGGAGGACGAACTCGGTTGCCGGGTCGACCTGATCGACCACGCGCCGACGAACTTCAACGGCCTGCAGGGGGCGCGAACACTCGTCTCCGAACTCGACTCGACGACCGAAGTGCACGAGGTCGACCTCGACTCCCAGTTCACGATGCCTGCCGAGCGCTACGGAGCGGTGTTCTTCCTCGGGCTGCTTTACCACCTGAAGAACCCGTTCTTCGCGCTGGAAACCCTCGCCAGGCACGCCGACCTGTGCTTCCTGTCGACCCGGGTGGCGCAGCTCGCGCCGGATCACCGGACGCGGTTGCAGCACCAGCCGGTGGCCTACCTGCTGCATCCCTCGGAGGCGAACAACGACGCCACGAACTTCTGGATCTTCTCGGCGACGGGACTCGAGCGGCTCTTCGAACGCACCGGGTGGGAGGTCGTCGACTTCACCACGGTCGGCTGCGAACACGACTCCGATCCGTGCACGCAGGACCGGGACGAACGCGCTTTCGCCCTCCTGCGATCCCGCGTCTGA
- a CDS encoding FABP family protein, translating into MTDEPQAQGPVPGSGDAAVAAAAERAEHTRGRNLPQFDDLPGAQDTANLRLGPELNDACLALLPLVGVWRGEGEASHPSLDETYRFLQQVTFAHDGRPFLFYESRAWKLDGEGGSVVEPAFREVGFWRPQPDDTIELLLLHADGISEMFFGSPRNQTTWELSTDAVIRTPTADDVKAASRLYGVVEGSLAYVEERATSEHEMQPRLSAKLERVVG; encoded by the coding sequence ATGACCGACGAGCCTCAGGCCCAGGGGCCGGTTCCCGGCAGCGGTGACGCGGCCGTCGCGGCGGCCGCGGAGCGTGCCGAACACACCCGGGGCCGCAACCTGCCCCAGTTCGACGACCTCCCCGGCGCGCAAGACACGGCGAACCTGCGGCTGGGTCCGGAACTCAACGACGCGTGCCTCGCGCTGCTGCCGCTGGTCGGGGTGTGGCGCGGCGAGGGCGAGGCCTCGCACCCGTCGCTCGACGAGACGTACCGGTTCCTGCAGCAGGTGACGTTCGCGCACGACGGGCGGCCGTTCCTGTTCTACGAGAGCCGCGCCTGGAAACTCGACGGCGAGGGCGGCTCGGTCGTGGAGCCGGCGTTCCGCGAGGTCGGGTTCTGGCGGCCCCAGCCGGACGACACGATCGAACTGCTGCTGCTGCACGCCGACGGGATCTCCGAGATGTTCTTCGGCTCGCCGCGCAACCAGACGACGTGGGAGCTCTCGACCGACGCCGTCATCCGGACGCCCACCGCCGACGACGTCAAGGCGGCGAGCCGTCTCTACGGCGTCGTGGAGGGCTCCCTGGCCTACGTCGAGGAGCGCGCGACCTCCGAACACGAGATGCAGCCCCGCCTGTCCGCGAAACTCGAGCGCGTCGTCGGCTAG
- a CDS encoding DUF3073 domain-containing protein produces MGRGRAKAKQTKVARELKYSSPNMDVEALQRELSGPESSGEWSEEDREDSYDDGYDDPRR; encoded by the coding sequence ATGGGGCGCGGCCGGGCCAAGGCCAAACAGACGAAGGTCGCCCGCGAGCTGAAGTACAGCTCACCGAACATGGACGTCGAGGCGCTACAGCGTGAGCTGTCGGGTCCGGAGTCCAGTGGCGAGTGGTCCGAAGAGGATCGCGAAGACTCATACGACGACGGGTACGACGACCCACGACGTTGA
- a CDS encoding RsiG family protein, with product MIEVRPGGRRRIDRVLSPDYTAEIGARSLADVRERRDEAAQEETDLSYLRRLLHVRIDIVRAEQRRRAETGSASVVEQLVSILADNAVGPATGSGRYQTMEPSRAEAHRRHVEALVSDVDLSDVMSLSESALETTLTAYTEEEDSVSARRREVQSVVDELNAEIARRYREGAASVDELLAAERDQSS from the coding sequence GTGATCGAAGTCCGCCCGGGTGGGCGCCGTCGGATCGACCGAGTGCTGAGCCCGGACTACACCGCAGAGATCGGCGCACGGTCGCTCGCGGACGTCCGCGAGCGGCGCGACGAGGCGGCCCAGGAGGAGACCGACCTGTCGTACCTGCGTCGGCTGTTGCACGTCCGGATCGACATCGTGCGCGCCGAACAACGCAGACGGGCCGAGACCGGGTCGGCGTCGGTCGTGGAGCAGCTGGTGAGCATCCTCGCCGACAACGCGGTGGGGCCGGCGACCGGTTCCGGGCGTTACCAGACGATGGAGCCCTCGCGTGCCGAAGCGCACCGCAGGCACGTGGAGGCGCTCGTGTCCGACGTGGATCTCTCGGACGTGATGTCGCTGTCGGAGTCGGCGCTGGAGACCACGCTGACCGCCTACACCGAGGAGGAGGACTCCGTCTCGGCGCGGCGGCGCGAGGTGCAGAGTGTGGTGGACGAACTCAACGCGGAGATCGCCCGCCGGTACCGGGAGGGCGCCGCCTCGGTCGACGAACTGCTCGCGGCGGAACGGGACCAGTCGTCATGA
- a CDS encoding sterol carrier family protein, with protein MAKRGVEASELRRAVQHVAPWLDGGEEPPPRTELAKAVRLSLRTLEQLAPGRSVEVRVPPYAAVQCVEGPRHTRGTPPNVIETDARTWLRMATGALSFAEAVADGSVTASGARADLDGWLPLVRIDSTQGSADSA; from the coding sequence ATGGCCAAGCGTGGGGTGGAGGCGTCGGAACTGCGGCGGGCTGTGCAGCACGTCGCACCCTGGCTCGACGGCGGGGAGGAGCCGCCCCCACGTACCGAGCTCGCCAAGGCGGTGCGATTGAGTCTGCGGACTCTCGAACAGCTCGCGCCCGGCCGCAGCGTCGAAGTGCGGGTGCCGCCGTACGCGGCGGTCCAGTGCGTGGAGGGCCCGCGTCACACGCGCGGAACGCCACCCAACGTCATCGAAACGGACGCGCGTACCTGGCTGCGGATGGCCACCGGTGCGCTCTCGTTCGCCGAAGCCGTGGCCGACGGTTCGGTCACCGCGTCCGGCGCCCGCGCCGACCTCGACGGCTGGCTGCCACTCGTGCGGATCGACTCCACGCAAGGGTCCGCTGACTCCGCGTGA
- a CDS encoding Fur family transcriptional regulator, whose product MTPQRQLVLDAVRELRHATPEQVCQRAQATAPSVNITTVYRALDLLEQLGLVRHTHLGHGAPTYSVDEHEHVHLVCHVCGEVDEVPCETLDALAGLLDRERGFGLDAGHVALSGTCRRCRRDAAPPGRE is encoded by the coding sequence ATGACGCCGCAGCGGCAGCTGGTTCTCGACGCGGTGCGCGAGCTCCGGCACGCGACTCCGGAGCAGGTGTGCCAACGGGCGCAGGCCACCGCGCCGAGCGTCAACATCACCACCGTCTACCGTGCCCTGGACCTGCTGGAACAGCTCGGGCTGGTGCGTCACACCCACCTGGGGCACGGCGCGCCCACCTACTCGGTCGACGAGCACGAACACGTGCATCTGGTGTGTCACGTGTGCGGCGAGGTCGACGAGGTGCCGTGCGAGACGCTGGACGCACTGGCCGGCCTGCTCGACCGGGAACGCGGTTTCGGACTGGACGCCGGTCACGTGGCACTGTCCGGCACGTGCCGCCGCTGCAGGCGGGACGCGGCACCACCCGGACGCGAGTGA
- the purM gene encoding phosphoribosylformylglycinamidine cyclo-ligase: MSEELLAGSTSESADNEKATYATAGVSIEAGDEAVQRILPWARRATRPEVLGSLGGFAGLFQLKLDRWEEPVLASATDGVGTKLAVAQAMEQHDTVGIDLVAMVVDDLVVCGAEPLFLQDYVAAGKVDPELVGELVKGVSEGCVQAGCALLGGETAEHPGLMAPGEYDISATGVGVVEAGAMLGPDKVRAGDVVIGLGSSGLHSNGYSLARHVLLDIARMPLDGHVEEFGRTLGAELLEPTRIYAKDCLALAAEAEVRTFAHVTGGGLAANLERVIPEGLTAVLDRGSWTPEPVFGLIAQRGRVDADEMERTFNMGIGMVAVVTAEDVDRALAVLTARHIPAFVLGEVAKQPTVDGAEDGRRVLLHGNHLRF; the protein is encoded by the coding sequence GTGTCCGAAGAGCTGCTCGCGGGTTCGACCAGCGAGTCCGCCGACAACGAGAAGGCCACGTACGCCACCGCCGGGGTGAGCATCGAGGCCGGTGACGAAGCGGTGCAGCGGATCCTGCCGTGGGCGCGGCGTGCGACCCGGCCGGAGGTGCTCGGCTCGCTCGGCGGATTCGCCGGGCTCTTCCAGTTGAAGCTGGACCGGTGGGAGGAGCCGGTGCTCGCGTCGGCCACCGACGGTGTCGGCACCAAACTCGCCGTCGCGCAGGCCATGGAACAGCACGACACCGTGGGCATCGACCTGGTGGCCATGGTCGTCGACGACCTCGTCGTGTGCGGCGCCGAACCGCTGTTCCTCCAGGATTACGTCGCCGCGGGCAAGGTCGACCCGGAACTCGTCGGTGAGCTGGTCAAAGGTGTCTCGGAGGGCTGCGTGCAGGCGGGCTGTGCCTTGCTCGGCGGCGAAACCGCCGAGCACCCCGGGTTGATGGCCCCCGGGGAGTACGACATCTCCGCCACCGGGGTCGGCGTCGTCGAAGCCGGCGCGATGCTCGGACCGGACAAGGTGCGCGCCGGCGACGTGGTCATCGGGTTGGGATCCTCCGGGCTGCACTCCAACGGCTACTCCCTGGCCCGGCACGTGCTGCTCGACATCGCACGGATGCCGCTGGACGGCCACGTCGAGGAGTTCGGCCGCACTCTCGGTGCGGAACTGTTGGAGCCGACCCGCATCTACGCCAAGGACTGCCTCGCGCTGGCCGCCGAAGCCGAGGTCCGGACGTTCGCACACGTCACCGGCGGCGGACTCGCCGCGAACCTGGAGCGGGTGATCCCGGAGGGGCTCACCGCCGTCCTCGATCGCGGGTCGTGGACACCGGAGCCGGTGTTCGGGCTCATCGCCCAGCGCGGCCGTGTCGACGCCGACGAGATGGAACGAACGTTCAACATGGGCATCGGCATGGTCGCCGTCGTCACCGCCGAGGACGTGGACCGGGCGCTGGCCGTCCTCACCGCTCGGCACATCCCGGCGTTCGTGCTCGGCGAGGTCGCCAAGCAGCCCACGGTCGACGGAGCCGAGGACGGTCGGCGAGTGCTGCTGCACGGCAACCACCTGCGTTTCTGA
- a CDS encoding 3-keto-5-aminohexanoate cleavage protein: MTTSSSPNRPPEGTVVAVAPLGGHVAVTADDVARAATDCARIGACVVDVEPRADCPIADQVAAARREADVLVRVSAYARTETLTALLEAGADIVTGPMDAPAEFLTELRQRSERQGLPVHYEARNLEQVARLRSLPAVEHAVLVFGDSRGMPGTVETIAEALHAVPESAAVTATGLGSVCVPVMLTALAASAHVRTGLADSWEYSEGVAAKDDAQLVARAAGLAKIAQRPAVGAAEARTLLTSRATA; encoded by the coding sequence ATGACGACGTCGTCCAGTCCGAACCGACCTCCCGAGGGCACGGTCGTCGCGGTCGCGCCGCTGGGCGGGCACGTCGCGGTGACCGCGGACGACGTGGCACGGGCGGCCACCGACTGCGCGCGCATCGGTGCGTGCGTGGTCGACGTGGAGCCGCGCGCCGACTGCCCGATCGCCGACCAGGTCGCCGCCGCCCGCCGGGAGGCGGACGTGCTGGTGCGGGTGTCGGCCTACGCACGGACCGAGACGTTGACCGCGCTGCTGGAGGCCGGTGCGGACATCGTCACGGGCCCGATGGACGCGCCTGCGGAATTCCTCACCGAGCTGCGGCAACGGTCGGAGCGGCAGGGGCTTCCGGTGCACTACGAGGCGCGCAACCTCGAACAGGTGGCCCGGCTGCGGTCGCTGCCTGCCGTGGAGCACGCGGTGCTCGTGTTCGGCGACAGCAGGGGCATGCCCGGAACGGTGGAGACGATCGCGGAGGCGCTGCACGCGGTTCCGGAGTCCGCTGCGGTCACCGCGACCGGTCTCGGCTCGGTGTGCGTCCCGGTGATGCTGACCGCGTTGGCGGCCAGCGCACACGTACGCACCGGGCTCGCCGACTCGTGGGAGTACTCCGAGGGAGTGGCCGCCAAGGACGATGCGCAACTCGTCGCCCGCGCCGCCGGGCTGGCGAAGATCGCGCAGCGTCCCGCTGTCGGCGCAGCGGAGGCACGAACGCTGCTGACTTCCAGGGCCACGGCGTGA
- the ygfZ gene encoding CAF17-like 4Fe-4S cluster assembly/insertion protein YgfZ, whose protein sequence is MTSPLLEFPGAVPAPDDDPDSGVPWHFGDPFAEQRRAARSAVVVDRSHRQVIAVPGEERLSWLHLVLSQHLTELPEGRGTESLVLDTHGRVDSHQMVAHLGGVVYLDADRGTYATSALPTLGENGKQPLFDYLEAMRFWSKVEPREATGEFAVFTIMGPESGDVLDKAGVATVPAEVDDVVALPDGGYLRRVAFGGLSVVDAVVPRDEMVDWWTRLTDAGAHPAGTLAYEALRVEALRPRVGAETDDRSIPHELGWIHVAAHVAKGCYRGQETVAKVHNVGKPPRRLLLLHLDGSVEVRPETGDPVWHGDRKVGRVGSVVLHHELGPVALALLKRSAPVDVELVAGDRDEERAVAAAVDPDSVPPDTGEPPGRLAAQGLRGR, encoded by the coding sequence ATGACATCACCGCTGCTGGAGTTCCCCGGGGCGGTTCCCGCCCCCGACGACGACCCGGACTCCGGCGTTCCCTGGCACTTCGGCGACCCGTTCGCCGAGCAGCGGCGGGCGGCGCGCTCGGCGGTCGTCGTGGACCGCTCGCACCGCCAGGTCATCGCGGTGCCGGGCGAGGAGCGACTGAGCTGGCTGCACCTGGTGCTCTCGCAGCACCTCACCGAGCTGCCGGAGGGCCGCGGGACCGAGTCGTTGGTGCTGGACACGCACGGGCGGGTGGACAGTCACCAGATGGTTGCCCACCTCGGCGGCGTCGTGTACCTCGACGCCGACCGGGGAACGTATGCGACGAGCGCGTTGCCGACCCTCGGCGAGAACGGCAAGCAGCCGCTGTTCGACTACCTGGAGGCGATGCGCTTCTGGTCCAAGGTGGAGCCGCGTGAGGCCACCGGTGAGTTCGCGGTGTTCACGATCATGGGGCCGGAGTCCGGCGACGTTCTCGACAAGGCGGGTGTCGCGACCGTGCCCGCCGAGGTCGACGACGTGGTGGCGCTGCCGGACGGCGGGTACCTGCGCCGGGTGGCGTTCGGTGGCCTGAGTGTCGTCGACGCGGTCGTGCCGCGTGACGAGATGGTCGACTGGTGGACACGGCTCACCGACGCGGGCGCGCACCCGGCGGGCACGCTCGCGTACGAGGCGCTGCGGGTCGAGGCACTGCGCCCGCGGGTCGGCGCCGAGACCGACGACCGCTCCATTCCGCACGAACTCGGCTGGATCCACGTCGCCGCACACGTGGCGAAGGGCTGCTACCGGGGCCAGGAGACCGTCGCCAAGGTCCACAACGTCGGCAAGCCGCCGCGGCGCCTACTCCTACTGCATCTGGACGGCTCCGTGGAGGTCAGGCCGGAGACGGGCGACCCGGTGTGGCACGGCGACCGCAAGGTGGGTCGCGTCGGTTCCGTGGTGCTGCACCACGAACTCGGCCCAGTCGCGTTGGCGCTGCTGAAGCGTTCGGCTCCGGTGGACGTGGAGCTCGTGGCAGGCGACCGGGACGAGGAGCGGGCGGTCGCGGCGGCGGTCGACCCGGACTCGGTTCCGCCGGACACCGGCGAGCCGCCGGGACGGTTGGCGGCGCAGGGACTCCGCGGCCGGTGA